The genomic window GGCGCTGGCGGCGAACCTGCTCGGCGGCATCGGGGTCTCGTACCTGCTCGGCATCCCCGGGCTCATCGTGCGTGCCGGCCTGCCGCCGGACGCCGCGCTGCTCAGCGGCCTCGCGTTCCTCCCCGGCGACCTGCTGAAGGTCGTCCTTGCGACGGCCGTCGCCAGCGGTGTGCACGCCGCGTACCCACGGTTCGCCGACGAGGCCAGAACGCGCCGCGAGCAGCACTCGAGCAGGCAGTGACCCACCTCGACCTGGAGACGCTCGAACGGGCGGTTCGGACGTACGGCGAGGTGCCGCCAGGCACCGTGGTCGGCATCGACCCCACCGACGCCACCGACACGCTCACCCGACTGTACGCCGTCCGCCGCAGCGGTGGCGTACCACTGGTCGGCGCGGCCGACGGCCTGACCCGGCCGCCGCCGGACGCCGGCTTCGCCGTGCTCACCTCGGGCAGCACCGGCCGGCCGCGCGCCGTGGTGCGCAGCTGGGCGTCGTGGCAGTGCAGCTTCGCGCCGTTCTCCGCGGTCACCGGCATCGGCGCGGGCGACGTGGTCGCGGTGCCGGGGCCGCTGTCGGCATCGCTGTTCCTGTTCGCCGCCGTGCACGCCCTGGAGTCCGGCGCCCGGGCAGTGCTCACCTCGCGGTGGCAACCGGCGGCGGGGATCGCGGCCATCGCGGACGCGACCGCCGTACACCTCACCCCGACGATGCTCACCACGGTTCTCGACCGCGCACCAACCGCGCTCGCCGACACCTCGGTCGTCTGCGCCGGCGCCCGCCTCACCGAGCCGCTCGCCGAACGGGCGGCGGCCGCGGGCGCCAGGCTGACGCACTACTACGGGGCGGCGGAGCTCTCGTTCGTCGCGACCGGCGGCCACGAGCACGACCTGCGACCGTTCCCCGGCGTGGCCGTCGAGGTGCGGGCGGGCGAGATCTGGGGGCGCAGCGACTACCTCGCCGCCGGCTATCTCGGCGCTACCGGCCCGCTGCGCACCGACGCGGACGGCTGGGCAACCGTCGGTGACCTCGGCCGTCGGCACCCCGACGGCCGGCTGCACGTCACCGGGCGCGGCGACCAGCTGGTGGTCAGCGGCGGCGCCAGCGTGCCAGTCGAGGACGTCGAGACCGCGCTGCAGACCGTGCTGCCCGGCCGCGAGGTCGTGGTGCTCGGCCTGCCGCACCCGCAGCTCGGCGAGGTGGTGACGGCGGTCGTCGTCGACGACCGCGAGTTGCCGGCCCGCGACGAGCTGCGGCGTCGGCTGGCCGACCTGCTCGAACCCGCGTACCGGCCGCGGCGCTGGCTGGCCGTCGCGGAGCTGCCGCGTACGCACGCGGGCAAGCCGGCCCGCGGCCGGCTCCGTACCGACCTGGCCACCGGCGACCTGGTGGGCCGCCCGTTACCGTGACAGCACGATGACCGACCTGCCCGTACTCGTCGCCGCCCGCCGTACGCCGATCGGCACGGCGGGGCGCAGCCTGCGCACGGCCACGGTCGCCGACCTGGCCGCGCCGGTGCTGCGTGCGGTGCTCGACGACGCCGGGCTCGCGCCCGGCGAGGTCGACGAGGTGGTGCTCGGCAACTGCCTGGGCCCAGGCGGCAACCCCGCGCGGTACGCGGCCCTTGCCGCGGGTCTGCCCGACACCGTGCCGGGCCTCACCGTCGACCGGCAGTGCGCGAGCGGGCTGGCGGCCGTCACCGTCGGCAGCGCACTGGTCGCCGCCGGCCACGCCGGCCGGGTGGTGGCCGGCGGCGCGGAGAGCGCCAGCACGGCGCCGTGGCGGTTCTGGCCGCCGACGGACGGCTCGGCCGAGCCCGTGCGGTACGAGCGCGCACCGTTCGCGCCGGCCGAACGCGGCGACCCGGACATGGGGCTCGCCGCCGACCTGCTGGCCGAGTCGGCCGGCGTCGACCGGGCACGGCAGGACGCCTACGCGGCCCGCAGCCATCGGCTCGCCGTAGCCGGCTGCCGGCACGGCGCGTTCGACCGGGAGCTGGTGCCCGTCCACGGGGTGACGGCGGACGAGCGCCCGCGGCCCGGCCTCACCGAGCAGCGGCTGGCCAAGCTACGACCCACGTTCCGCACCGACGGCACGGTCACCGCGGGCAACTCCTGCGGGGTCAACGACGGTGCGGCGCTCGTCGCCGTGCTGCCCGAGGCGGAGGCACGCGACCGCGAGCTGCCGTACCTGCGGGTGCTCGGCACCGCCACCGCGGGTGTCGACCCGCGCCAGCCGGGGCTCGGCCTAGTGCCCGCCGTGCAGCGGGTGCTGAAGGCGACCGAGCTGACGCTGGCCGACGTCGACGTCGTCGAGCTGAACGAGGCGTTCGCCGGCCAGCTGCTCGCCTGCTGCGACGCGCTCGACCTGGACCCGCAGCGGGTGTGCAGGGAAGGCGGCGCGTTGGCGCTCGGCCACCCGTGGGGTGCGTCAGGCGCGGTGCTCGTGGTGCGGCTGTTCAGCCAGCTGCTCGCGGCCGGCGGGCACGTCGGGCTGGCGGCGATCGCTGCCGGCGGCGGGCAGGGCGTCGCCATGGTGGTGCAGCGGCCATGATCGAGGTCGAGGGTGTCACCCACACGTACGGCGACTTCACCGCGCTGCGCGACGTCTCCGTCGCGCTCGACGAACGCCGCGTCGGGCTGATCGGCGCTAACGGGTCGGGCAAGTCGACGTTCGCCCGGCTGCTCAACGGGCTCGTCGTCCC from Streptosporangiales bacterium includes these protein-coding regions:
- a CDS encoding AMP-binding protein, with amino-acid sequence MTHLDLETLERAVRTYGEVPPGTVVGIDPTDATDTLTRLYAVRRSGGVPLVGAADGLTRPPPDAGFAVLTSGSTGRPRAVVRSWASWQCSFAPFSAVTGIGAGDVVAVPGPLSASLFLFAAVHALESGARAVLTSRWQPAAGIAAIADATAVHLTPTMLTTVLDRAPTALADTSVVCAGARLTEPLAERAAAAGARLTHYYGAAELSFVATGGHEHDLRPFPGVAVEVRAGEIWGRSDYLAAGYLGATGPLRTDADGWATVGDLGRRHPDGRLHVTGRGDQLVVSGGASVPVEDVETALQTVLPGREVVVLGLPHPQLGEVVTAVVVDDRELPARDELRRRLADLLEPAYRPRRWLAVAELPRTHAGKPARGRLRTDLATGDLVGRPLP
- a CDS encoding acetyl-CoA C-acyltransferase; protein product: MTDLPVLVAARRTPIGTAGRSLRTATVADLAAPVLRAVLDDAGLAPGEVDEVVLGNCLGPGGNPARYAALAAGLPDTVPGLTVDRQCASGLAAVTVGSALVAAGHAGRVVAGGAESASTAPWRFWPPTDGSAEPVRYERAPFAPAERGDPDMGLAADLLAESAGVDRARQDAYAARSHRLAVAGCRHGAFDRELVPVHGVTADERPRPGLTEQRLAKLRPTFRTDGTVTAGNSCGVNDGAALVAVLPEAEARDRELPYLRVLGTATAGVDPRQPGLGLVPAVQRVLKATELTLADVDVVELNEAFAGQLLACCDALDLDPQRVCREGGALALGHPWGASGAVLVVRLFSQLLAAGGHVGLAAIAAGGGQGVAMVVQRP